A window of Vidua macroura isolate BioBank_ID:100142 chromosome 22, ASM2450914v1, whole genome shotgun sequence contains these coding sequences:
- the TAGLN gene encoding transgelin gives MANKGPAYGMSRDVQSKIEKKYDDELEDRLVEWIVAQCGAAVGRPERGRLGFQVWLKNGIVLSRLVNSLYPDGSKPVKIPDAPPTMVFKQMEQIAQFLKAAEDYGVVKTDIFQTVDLFEAKDMAAVQRTLMALGSLAVTKNDGNYHGDPNWFMKKAQEHKREFTESQLKEGKNIIGLQMGTNKGASQAGMSYGRPRQIIS, from the exons ATGGCAAACAAAGGGCCAGCCTACGGCATGAGCAGGGATGTGCAGTCCAAGATCGAGAAGAAGTACGATGACGAGCTGGAGGACCGGCTGGTGGAGTGGATCGTGGCGCAGTGCGGGGCCGCCGTGGGACGCCCCGAGCGGGGCCGCCTGGGCTTCCAGGTCTGGCTGAAGAACGGCATC GTGCTCAGCAGGCTGGTGAACAGCCTCTACCCCGACGGCTCCAAGCCCGTCAAGATCCCCGATGCGCCGCCCACCATGGTCTTCAAGCAgatggaacagattgcccagttCCTGAAGGCGGCCGAGGACTACGGTGTGGTCAAGACAGACATATTCCAGACCGTGGACCTGTTTGAAG ccaagGACATGGCGGCGGTGCAGAGGACGCTGAtggccctggggagcctggcgGTCACCAAGAACGACGGGAACTACCACGGCGACCCCAACTGGTTCATGAA GAAAGCGCAGGAGCACAAGCGGGAGTTCACCGAGAGCCAGCTGAAGGAGGGCAAGAACATCATCGGGCTACAGATGGGCACCAACAAGGGAGCGTCACAGGCGGGGATGAGCTACGGCCGGCCCCGGCAGATCATCAGCTAG